Proteins from a genomic interval of Zingiber officinale cultivar Zhangliang chromosome 2A, Zo_v1.1, whole genome shotgun sequence:
- the LOC122043314 gene encoding uncharacterized protein LOC122043314, with amino-acid sequence MGNSLRCCLACVLPCGAFDVVRIVHLSGQVEEHSCSVSAGEILAANPGHVLSKPCSSQGGSTVRRRILIVSPEAELRRGDIYFLIPAATATLHDHKKKFHNHNGKVANQQQQQHEPDKHRQCMNQESPTEKKLSQSHRHRGRTGRVGVWRPHLESICEGL; translated from the coding sequence ATGGGCAACAGCCTGAGATGCTGCTTGGCCTGCGTCCTGCCGTGCGGCGCATTCGATGTTGTCCGAATTGTCCACCTCAGTGGCCAGGTGGAGGAGCACAGCTGCAGCGTCAGTGCTGGGGAGATCCTGGCTGCCAACCCTGGCCACGTCCTCAGCAAGCCCTGCAGCTCCCAGGGAGGAAGCACTGTGCGACGGCGCATCTTGATTGTGTCGCCGGAGGCTGAGCTCCGGCGCGGAGACATTTACTTCCTCATCCCGGCTGCAACCGCAACCTTGCACGATCACAAGAAGAAATTTCACAACCACAATGGCAAGGTAGCAaaccagcagcagcagcagcatgaGCCTGATAAGCATAGACAGTGCATGAACCAGGAGAGCCCAACTGAGAAGAAGCTGAGCCAGAGCCACCGTCATCGCGGTCGGACCGGCAGGGTCGGGGTCTGGCGACCGCACCTCGAGAGCATTTGTGAAGGCTTGTGA
- the LOC122040288 gene encoding uncharacterized protein LOC122040288: protein MASDSPVDVGGWLRSLPPFSQWSSNRMSFCICSSKPCAPSLRLSVARNPQKLNPYLTFCIYADYHTPISLWTSGAIRLKSSSQTSLTGDEATGLFFDLLVSVLKYGPGRRSSFRLSQVTVREENLREVVLNLAFVTLTFLVTVYEAPSELRRGCLEDLRLQLWSPACRESLKLLVRLLGSNLEEQWMRSVNLGMTNWMSELLRSSNHLPRAPSPLFSYGLSASGLWKVQLYCPVIAMAVEDPSAASTQDDRLLFSLRYQQLEAVIQLAYRAIRKESWIDIAVAVDNIRCDVDPLLSETLMAERGYGSEEKHFPSRISLQLTPALQSDVLSVSVSKSSDNPTQEIGLEKSLEGGFDPPNSYLGLRISATESVTLSVKPWKFEQSVDGDSVNLNWFLHDGVNGREVFSSRPSKFALLQPRTWFRNRYSSVHRPFTKQGGIIFAGDEYGERVWWKVRPAALGKTMEWEIRGSIGLTYWPNKQRTFYSETRKLQFKESLSLHLPK, encoded by the exons ATGGCTTCTGATTCCCCTGTCGACGTAGGCGGGTGGCTGAGGAGCCTTCCCCCCTTCTCCCAATGGAGCTCCAACCGCATGAGCTTCTGCATCTGCTCGTCGAAACCCTGCGCACCTTCCTTGAGACTCTCCGTCGCCAGAAACCCCCAGAAGCTCAATCCTTACCTCACCTTCTGCATCTACGCAGACTACCACACCCCCATTTCCCTCTGGACCTCCGGCGCCATCCGCCTCAAGTCCAGCTCGCAGACCTCTTTGACCGGAGACGAAGCCACCGGTCTCTTCTTCGACCTCCTCGTTTCGGTTCTCAAGTACGGCCCCGGCCGGAGATCCTCTTTCCGGCTGTCGCAGGTGACGGTCAGGGAGGAGAACCTCCGGGAAGTAGTCCTTAATCTCGCGTTTGTCACCCTCACCTTCCTCGTCACCGTCTACGAAGCTCCCTCCGAGCTTCGCCGTGGGTGCCTCGAGGACTTGAGGCTCCAGCTGTGGAGTCCGGCGTGCCGGGAATCGCTGAAGCTCCTCGTCCGGCTGCTCGGCTCCAACCTCGAAGAGCAGTGGATGCGCTCGGTGAACCTCGGAATGACGAACTGGATGTCGGAGCTCCTCCGGTCTTCGAACCACCTGCCCAGAGCGCCGTCGCCGCTGTTCTCGTACGGCCTCTCCGCGAGCGGGCTGTGGAAGGTGCAGCTCTACTGCCCTGTCATAGCCATGGCCGTCGAAGATCCTTCCGCCGCCAGCACTCAAGACGACCGCCTGCTCTTCTCCCTGAGGTACCAGCAGCTCGAAGCTGTGATCCAGCTCGCCTACAGAGCCATCCGCAAAGAGAGCTGGATCGACATCGCCGTCGCCGTCGACAACATACG ATGCGATGTGGATCCTCTCTTGTCGGAGACTCTAATGGCCGAACGAGGCTACGGCAGCGAGGAGAAGCACTTCCCTTCGAGAATCTCCCTGCAACTCACTCCGGCCCTGCAGTCGGACGTTCTGTCGGTTTCAGTGAGCAAATCGTCGGACAATCCGACGCAAGAAATCGGCCTGGAGAAGTCGCTCGAAGGCGGTTTCGATCCGCCGAACTCCTACCTGGGCCTCAGGATCTCGGCCACGGAGTCCGTCACCTTGAGCGTGAAGCCGTGGAAGTTCGAGCAGTCGGTGGACGGCGACAGCGTGAACCTGAACTGGTTTCTTCACGACGGCGTCAATGGCAGGGAGGTGTTCTCCTCCCGGCCGTCGAAGTTCGCGCTGCTTCAGCCGAGGACGTGGTTCAGGAACCGGTACTCGAGCGTGCACAGGCCGTTTACCAAGCAAGGGGGGATCATCTTCGCCGGAGACGAGTACGGCGAGAGAGTCTGGTGGAAGGTGCGCCCGGCGGCTTTGGGGAAGACGATGGAGTGGGAGATCAGAGGCTCTATAGGGCTCACCTACTGGCCAAACAAGCAGAGGACTTTCTACAGTGAAACGAGGAAGTTGCAGTTCAAGGAATCCCTCAGCCTTCATCTCCCAAAATGA
- the LOC122043315 gene encoding uncharacterized protein LOC122043315, giving the protein MEPAEKRCSVGNLLVRALLIFVSVFLLRFVYVVTIYGGSCTAGDNCFFSLPGESLALAGSSGGVVASASIASADASLGYPADPAVRSLWTSREWRKAVEFYSSVMQDLVVEGFLSQDSKCLCVDTPAGYEVLALKEIGVPDAVGIAKKSAPPLVVAGGDPLFLPFKNATFDFVFAGQSLDQSKRPADLAAEIARTLRPHWFLVVLTTSAGDSYSLHSLAQLFPGFINVRSREINHWDSKSQPLREIVLQKQEGVQIVFTKVNSHDECPVLEHKLQILQLAEPLIEEEPLKPWITLKRNIQNVKYLPSIADISFKQRYIYVDVGARSYGSSIGSWFRKQYPKQNHTFEIYAIEADRAFHKEYATKKGVNLLPFAAWVRNETLTFEINHDPDNHDVEQGRGMGRIRPFGASDGRVSTGSVHAIQGFDFAAWLKRTFTEKDYVVMKMDVEGTEFDLIPRLFKTGAICLIDELFLECHYNRWQKCCPGQRSPKYQNTYGKCLKLFTSLRDSGVLVHQWW; this is encoded by the coding sequence ATGGAGCCGGCGGAAAAGCGGTGCTCGGTGGGAAACCTCCTCGTCCGGGCGCTCCTCATCTTCGTGTCTGTTTTCCTCCTTCGATTCGTGTACGTTGTCACTATCTACGGCGGTTCCTGCACCGCCGGTGACAATTGCTTCTTTTCTTTGCCGGGGGAATCTCTTGCACTTGCGGGATCGTCCGGAGGTGTCGTAGCTTCTGCCTCCATCGCCTCAGCAGATGCCAGCCTTGGATACCCCGCGGATCCAGCCGTCCGATCCCTCTGGACCAGCCGAGAGTGGCGGAAGGCTGTCGAGTTCTATTCCTCCGTGATGCAGGATCTCGTGGTGGAAGGATTTCTCTCCCAGGACTCTAAGTGCCTGTGCGTCGACACCCCTGCTGGATATGAGGTGCTCGCTCTCAAGGAGATCGGAGTCCCTGATGCGGTCGGCATTGCTAAGAAAAGCGCGCCACCGCTGGTAGTTGCCGGTGGCGATCCTCTCTTTCTGCCGTTCAAAAATGCCACCTTCGACTTCGTGTTTGCAGGGCAGAGTCTAGATCAAAGCAAACGGCCTGCGGATCTTGCTGCAGAGATCGCAAGGACGCTGAGACCTCATTGGTTCCTTGTTGTGCTCACTACCTCCGCTGGAGATTCCTACAGTCTCCACTCCCTCGCCCAACTTTTCCCTGGCTTCATAAATGTTCGATCGAGGGAGATCAACCATTGGGATTCGAAGTCTCAGCCTCTCCGTGAGATAGTTTTACAGAAACAAGAAGGCGTACAAATTGTTTTTACAAAGGTTAATTCTCATGATGAATGTCCAGTTCTAGAGCACAAGCTCCAGATTCTTCAGTTAGCAGAGCCTCTGATTGAGGAGGAGCCTTTAAAGCCATGGATCACCCTCAAGAGGAACATCCAGAATGTCAAGTATTTGCCATCAATTGCTGATATAAGCTTCAAGCAAAGGTATATTTATGTCGATGTTGGCGCTCGGAGCTATGGCTCAAGCATTGGTAGCTGGTTCAGGAAACAGTACCCTAAGCAGAATCACACTTTTGAGATATATGCTATTGAAGCTGACAGAGCATTTCACAAAGAGTATGCCACTAAGAAAGGTGTAAACTTGCTGCCTTTCGCTGCATGGGTGCGCAATGAAACTTTGACATTTGAGATTAATCATGATCCAGATAACCATGATGTAGAGCAAGGCCGAGGAATGGGTCGTATCAGGCCTTTTGGGGCCTCCGATGGTCGTGTTTCAACAGGTTCTGTGCATGCAATTCAGGGATTTGATTTCGCTGCTTGGCTGAAGAGGACATTTACTGAGAAAGACTATGTTGTGATGAAGATGGATGTTGAGGGGACTGAATTTGATCTGATACCGAGGCTGTTCAAGACAGGAGCTATCTGTCTAATCGACGAGCTCTTTCTTGAGTGTCACTACAATAGATGGCAGAAATGCTGCCCTGGACAGAGGAGTCCAAAATACCAAAACACATACGGGAAATGCTTGAAGCTCTTCACGTCACTTCGGGATAGTGGAGTTCTAGTTCACCAATGGTGGTAA
- the LOC122043313 gene encoding CBL-interacting protein kinase 29-like, with product MAESTVGEKAPAKVIFGNYELGRLLGRGSSAKVYHARHLPSGNSVAIKVFPNPRRPAGHPASASDSFIREIFALRRLRHRHIVRLHEVLASRSKVYLVLDHAKGGELFSRIDDHGRLSEDLARRLFHQLISAVAHSHSRGVFHRDLKPENLLLDEAGDLKVADFGFAALRRSADGADHLLRTQCGTPTYVSPEILMGKRTNGYDGAKADIWSCGVILFVLVAGYLPFNGSNLMSLYRKIYRGHHRCPRWTPPDLRRLIARLLDPDPATRISIDGILRDPWFAQGLDANQRAALMRPLVDEQKPRHHAGAGQLNAFDLIAFSSGLDLSGFFGEGESSDRERFATFEPVDRVLDRVERVGKGEGFAVRKEKGAVVSTVVEGQNGELIVRVEVYRLAGGAAVVELEKGGGGAGTFCSEKLRPALCQPSGGCR from the coding sequence ATGGCTGAATCCACCGTCGGCGAAAAGGCTCCGGCGAAGGTCATCTTCGGAAATTACGAACTGGGCCGCCTCCTCGGCCGCGGCTCCTCCGCCAAGGTCTACCACGCGCGGCACCTCCCATCCGGCAACTCCGTCGCCATCAAGGTCTTCCCCAACCCCCGCCGCCCCGCCGGGCATCCCGCCTCGGCTTCTGACTCCTTCATACGCGAGATATTTGCCCTCCGCCGCCTCCGCCACCGCCACATCGTCCGCCTACACGAGGTTCTCGCCTCCCGCTCCAAGGTCTACCTCGTCCTCGACCACGCCAAGGGCGGCGAGCTCTTCTCCCGCATCGATGACCACGGCCGCCTGTCCGAGGACCTCGCCCGCCGGCTCTTCCACCAGCTGATCTCCGCCGTCGCCCACTCCCACTCCCGCGGCGTCTTCCACCGGGACCTCAAACCCGAGAATCTCCTCCTGGACGAGGCCGGCGACCTCAAGGTCGCTGATTTCGGATTCGCCGCCCTCCGACGCTCCGCCGATGGCGCCGACCACCTCCTCCGCACCCAATGCGGGACGCCGACCTACGTCTCGCCGGAGATCCTGATGGGGAAGCGAACGAACGGCTACGATGGGGCGAAGGCGGACATCTGGTCCTGCGGCGTCATCCTCTTCGTGCTCGTCGCTGGCTACCTCCCCTTCAACGGTTCCAATCTCATGTCTCTTTACCGCAAAATCTACCGCGGCCACCACCGCTGCCCTCGGTGGACGCCGCCCGACCTCCGCCGCCTCATCGCACGCCTCCTCGACCCCGATCCGGCCACTCGCATCTCGATCGACGGCATCCTCCGCGACCCCTGGTTCGCCCAGGGCCTCGACGCAAATCAAAGGGCGGCCCTCATGCGGCCCCTCGTTGACGAACAAAAGCCCCGACACCACGCCGGCGCCGGCCAACTCAACGCCTTCGATCTCATCGCCTTCTCCTCCGGACTTGACCTTTCGGGCTTCTTTGGGGAAGGAGAATCATCGGACCGGGAGCGGTTCGCGACATTCGAACCGGTGGACCGGGTTCTGGATCGGGTCGAGCGAGTGGGAAAGGGCGAGGGTTTCGCGGTGAGGAAGGAGAAGGGGGCGGTGGTGTCGACGGTGGTGGAGGGGCAAAACGGAGAGTTGATAGTTAGGGTTGAAGTTTACCGGTTGGCGGGCGGTGCGGCGGTGGTGGAGTTGGAGAAGGGCGGCGGAGGCGCTGGAACCTTCTGCAGCGAGAAGCTGAGGCCGGCGTTGTGCCAGCCGTCCGGCGGCTGTCGGTGA